Proteins encoded together in one Aureibacillus halotolerans window:
- a CDS encoding ABC transporter permease → MTIFVFALKRCFRSPATIILLVAVPILFVFFPQTVETPVPMSFTFFGVALFFCASRLVHFIMDDRVSKRMTRIAVAPISHFYYLWQTLLAYSLVLFGQSMIFLLGRLFIHGGSIATSFQLIMAYLFFSLSAMGFCLAWCALFRSKQAAGTMIVGVIMMMSMLGGLFWPVEIMPEFLQRIALLLPPYWLAESLFLIIIRADGLQLVFPWLMLLLFSVVFLLGGSKRSLT, encoded by the coding sequence ATGACGATCTTTGTTTTTGCATTAAAGCGTTGCTTTCGTAGTCCTGCAACCATCATTCTTCTCGTCGCAGTGCCCATACTGTTTGTGTTTTTCCCACAAACAGTAGAGACACCTGTACCAATGAGCTTTACATTTTTTGGCGTTGCGCTGTTCTTTTGTGCGTCGCGTTTGGTGCATTTCATTATGGATGATCGCGTGTCTAAACGAATGACGCGTATTGCCGTAGCACCAATTTCCCACTTTTATTATCTGTGGCAAACCTTATTGGCTTACTCTCTCGTTCTATTCGGTCAGTCGATGATCTTTTTGCTGGGCAGATTATTCATCCATGGTGGCAGTATAGCCACCTCATTTCAGCTCATTATGGCCTACCTCTTTTTTTCGCTTAGCGCAATGGGGTTTTGTCTTGCCTGGTGTGCGTTATTCCGTAGCAAGCAGGCTGCGGGAACGATGATTGTTGGAGTCATTATGATGATGTCGATGCTTGGGGGCTTATTTTGGCCAGTAGAGATCATGCCAGAGTTTCTTCAACGAATCGCGCTGCTTTTGCCTCCTTATTGGCTAGCTGAAAGCCTGTTCCTTATCATCATAAGAGCAGATGGGCTCCAGCTTGTTTTTCCATGGCTGATGCTGCTGTTGTTTTCTGTTGTGTTTCTGCTTGGCGGCAGCAAACGTAGTCTCACTTGA
- a CDS encoding HAD hydrolase-like protein, whose product MTPADVDRVVMIGNNLARDIKGAKDLGIETIFLDWSPRYPKLPSCEAETPGYTIHEPLEAFPIVRALQQKKAQVVV is encoded by the coding sequence CTGACACCAGCTGATGTAGATCGTGTCGTCATGATTGGGAACAATCTGGCTCGTGACATTAAAGGGGCGAAGGATCTCGGCATTGAAACCATTTTTCTAGATTGGTCACCTCGTTACCCGAAGCTGCCTTCATGCGAAGCAGAAACACCGGGATATACAATTCACGAGCCGCTTGAGGCATTTCCAATCGTCCGTGCGTTGCAGCAGAAAAAGGCACAGGTCGTCGTTTAA
- a CDS encoding ABC transporter ATP-binding protein: MTVVQMRNIVKRYKSHVALDHIDLDIAEGEIVGLLGPNGAGKTTLIHTLCGLQPFDSGTIQCFGRDLKTNLLDIKKQIGLVTQDITIFEDLTASENLAFFGGIYGLKGAELQKQIQETLEFVGLQDQARRLPTKFSGGMRRRLNIAAALTHRPKLLIMDEPTVGIDPQSRSYILNSIRELKQQGTTVLYTTHYMEEVQAIASRVVIIDQGHVIAEGTVNELIEKIQHEEKIKIEVGDPTEELLDQLKQLNDVKHVSLEGHVIHLISQAGSGHLDRVLSLAKNAGGVRSVSSDKPTLEDVFLTLTGRHLRDEKEDE; the protein is encoded by the coding sequence ATGACAGTTGTTCAAATGAGAAATATTGTGAAGCGTTACAAATCCCATGTAGCGCTCGATCATATCGACTTGGATATTGCAGAAGGTGAAATTGTAGGGCTCCTCGGACCGAACGGGGCCGGAAAAACGACGTTAATCCATACGTTGTGTGGGCTCCAGCCGTTTGACTCGGGAACGATTCAATGCTTTGGTCGAGACCTGAAAACCAATCTTTTGGACATCAAAAAGCAGATAGGACTTGTGACACAAGACATCACCATTTTTGAAGATTTAACGGCGTCTGAGAACCTTGCCTTTTTTGGTGGCATCTATGGTCTTAAAGGAGCTGAGCTTCAAAAGCAGATTCAAGAAACGCTTGAATTTGTCGGTTTGCAGGATCAGGCACGTCGGTTGCCAACAAAATTTTCAGGTGGCATGCGGAGACGGCTTAATATCGCAGCAGCGCTCACCCATCGACCAAAGCTTTTAATCATGGATGAGCCAACTGTTGGCATTGACCCGCAGTCACGAAGTTACATTTTAAATTCGATTCGAGAGCTGAAGCAGCAAGGAACAACGGTGCTCTATACAACGCATTACATGGAAGAGGTGCAGGCGATTGCCTCGCGTGTTGTGATCATTGACCAAGGACATGTGATTGCAGAAGGCACCGTAAATGAACTGATTGAAAAAATTCAGCATGAAGAGAAAATAAAAATCGAGGTCGGTGACCCGACAGAGGAGCTTCTCGACCAACTTAAGCAATTAAATGACGTGAAGCATGTCAGCTTAGAGGGACATGTGATTCATTTAATTTCACAAGCCGGATCAGGGCATTTAGATCGTGTGCTTTCACTAGCAAAAAATGCGGGCGGCGTACGATCGGTGAGCTCAGATAAACCCACTCTCGAGGATGTCTTTCTCACGCTTACCGGGCGGCACCTGCGCGATGAGAAGGAGGACGAATAA
- a CDS encoding response regulator transcription factor produces the protein MKLLIVDDDPLVCQSLTLLLDREPDIDIVATAQNGAEAIDACRTSLPDTILMDIRMPNMGGVEATREIKHQWPQVRIMMLTTFQDEQNIRLALLAGADGYLLKSTDTTSMAKHLRALSSGSSVLDHSVLQQLTQPQVGEFDELTPREKDIVQLVAEGFSNKEIAQHLYISEGTVRNTLSVILEKLMLRDRTQLAIFYWRQR, from the coding sequence ATGAAGCTCCTTATTGTAGATGACGATCCACTCGTTTGCCAAAGCTTAACGTTGCTTCTTGATCGCGAGCCAGACATTGATATTGTTGCCACGGCTCAAAATGGAGCTGAAGCCATTGACGCATGTCGGACGTCGTTGCCAGACACCATTCTAATGGACATTCGCATGCCGAACATGGGCGGTGTCGAAGCAACACGGGAGATCAAGCACCAGTGGCCCCAAGTACGCATAATGATGCTGACGACCTTTCAGGATGAACAAAATATTCGTTTGGCGTTGTTAGCGGGAGCAGATGGGTATTTACTGAAATCCACCGACACGACGAGTATGGCGAAACACCTGCGTGCGCTCTCAAGTGGGTCGTCCGTTTTGGACCACAGTGTGCTCCAGCAGCTGACTCAACCTCAAGTCGGGGAATTTGATGAACTCACTCCACGCGAAAAAGACATCGTCCAGCTTGTCGCCGAAGGCTTTTCAAACAAAGAGATTGCCCAGCACTTGTATATCAGCGAGGGCACTGTTCGAAATACCTTATCGGTTATCCTTGAAAAGCTTATGCTCAGGGATCGAACGCAGCTCGCCATTTTTTATTGGCGTCAGAGGTGA
- a CDS encoding ABC transporter, producing the protein MGSLLLLTFKRMLRDYIGVSLLVVLPIGLISLIGLVAGYMAIPEGIPVMDWLSISFVLSFQLFGGAYTMSYLKEDMFSPRRWRIMSLPLRIDLYSFIIVTASTCYSMVQGLSIVLFTHLVYGVHWGNILWLLVVLFLISLLSQIVCLICLLTVKSFKLAERLSEVYGIGSMVFAGLIFGLPNNGFFTFMNTYGNPVSVARHAILEMLDGVASQAALFAVLLLAASLLLFPVTAWLGKRRLA; encoded by the coding sequence ATGGGTTCCCTTCTTTTGCTAACGTTTAAGAGAATGCTGCGAGATTATATCGGGGTAAGTCTGCTCGTTGTGCTTCCTATCGGTTTGATCTCGCTGATCGGATTAGTTGCTGGCTACATGGCAATCCCAGAAGGCATTCCTGTGATGGATTGGCTATCAATCAGCTTTGTTCTATCGTTTCAGCTTTTTGGTGGTGCCTACACGATGAGTTATTTAAAGGAAGACATGTTCTCTCCACGGAGATGGCGTATTATGTCATTGCCTCTGCGAATCGATCTCTACAGCTTTATTATTGTGACCGCCAGTACATGTTACAGTATGGTGCAAGGCCTTAGTATTGTACTCTTTACCCACTTGGTTTACGGCGTTCATTGGGGAAACATCTTATGGCTCCTCGTTGTTTTGTTTCTTATCTCCCTTCTATCCCAGATCGTTTGCCTCATTTGCCTGCTAACAGTGAAGAGCTTTAAGCTTGCAGAACGGTTATCCGAGGTATATGGGATCGGTTCTATGGTTTTTGCAGGGTTGATTTTCGGGCTCCCAAACAATGGGTTCTTTACATTTATGAATACTTACGGAAACCCTGTGTCTGTTGCCCGGCATGCCATTCTTGAAATGCTCGATGGTGTTGCTTCACAAGCAGCGTTGTTTGCTGTTCTTCTTCTCGCCGCCTCACTTCTTCTCTTCCCAGTGACTGCTTGGCTAGGAAAAAGGAGGCTCGCATGA
- a CDS encoding sensor histidine kinase, with protein sequence MKHLDFMTPATSALLFRGTGVLLLSMHWLLSAQNETGMVFILFLTVMGLLRWHFSFPVWTIALDVIVVITASMFWPDAWYGIAIPVFEGLRLGTLYSLLLVPMAMIMMNQMSTSLLSVLFLSILYGAGLFCWERQLEKARKEADRERRERYALEALQTDLLSANVMVSRMAELKERQRISQSLHDHVGHELTAADLAFQAFEHLWQHGDAQAESLFRQARERLSNSVLQLRETVHNTEPIHAFGIQNLESICHRLPGNLATFHAFGDSGAIEAFQWHILEQCLKEGLTNVIKHAEATNVVVTLDISPHIVRLSIQDDGVGNNHASSDGSGLRNLRMRAKFAGGSLSTNTTKGFQLICVLPLKKEMTQ encoded by the coding sequence ATGAAGCATCTGGATTTCATGACCCCTGCCACCAGCGCACTCCTTTTCCGTGGGACTGGTGTTCTATTATTAAGCATGCACTGGCTACTGAGTGCCCAAAATGAAACCGGCATGGTCTTCATCCTATTTCTGACGGTCATGGGGTTGCTACGTTGGCATTTTTCCTTCCCTGTATGGACCATCGCCTTAGATGTTATCGTCGTGATTACTGCGTCAATGTTCTGGCCGGACGCTTGGTACGGCATAGCCATTCCCGTGTTTGAAGGTCTGCGGTTGGGGACACTTTACTCCTTATTGCTTGTGCCTATGGCCATGATCATGATGAACCAGATGTCTACCTCACTTCTTTCTGTCTTGTTCCTATCTATTCTTTATGGCGCAGGACTTTTTTGCTGGGAACGTCAGTTGGAGAAAGCAAGAAAGGAAGCCGACCGTGAGCGCCGGGAACGCTACGCCCTTGAGGCGCTGCAAACCGATCTCTTGTCGGCCAATGTAATGGTGTCACGAATGGCCGAGCTAAAGGAACGGCAACGCATTTCACAATCTCTTCATGACCATGTTGGCCACGAGCTAACGGCAGCCGACTTAGCCTTCCAAGCCTTTGAACACTTATGGCAGCACGGCGATGCGCAGGCAGAATCATTGTTCCGACAAGCACGAGAAAGGCTGTCCAATAGTGTGCTCCAGCTTAGAGAAACGGTGCATAACACCGAGCCCATTCATGCCTTTGGTATCCAAAACCTTGAATCAATTTGCCATCGACTTCCTGGCAACCTTGCAACATTCCATGCGTTTGGCGACAGTGGCGCGATTGAAGCCTTTCAATGGCACATTCTTGAGCAATGCCTGAAGGAAGGACTGACCAATGTAATAAAACACGCCGAAGCAACCAATGTCGTGGTCACTCTCGATATCAGTCCTCATATTGTCCGTCTAAGCATTCAGGACGATGGTGTTGGAAATAACCATGCATCAAGTGATGGCTCTGGACTCCGCAATTTACGCATGCGCGCAAAATTTGCTGGCGGCAGTTTGTCCACTAATACGACCAAGGGATTCCAGTTGATCTGTGTATTGCCTCTTAAAAAGGAAATGACGCAATGA